CGCGGCCAGCCGTTCCCGCATCGCCGCCCGATGCGGGCCGATCTTGGGCTGTTGCGTGATCACGGTGACATCCACGTTGCCCACCCGCCATCCCGCCTGGTGCAGGCGCGCGACGGCCGCGGCGAGCATCACGACGGAGTCCTTCCCCTTGTTGGCGGCGTCCGTATCGGGGAACATCTCGCCGATATCGCCCAGGCCGGCGGCGCCCAGCACGGCATCGGTGATGGCATGACACACGGCATCGCCGTCGGAATGTCCCGCACAGTGCATGGACGCTGGAACGTCGATGCCGCCCAGTCGCATGGGCCCGCCCTCACCGAACCGATGGGAGTCATAGCCGATCCCCACGCGCAGTCCCATCGACGTCGTCACGCCGCCGCCGTGGCCGCCACAACGGGAGCAGCCATCGACACCCCGTCGTCGCTGCTGATGATGGAGTAATCCTGCCGCCGCCGCGCCGGCGTGAAGCCCGCGTCGACAATGAGCCGGTCGAGCTCGTCGGTGGTCGTACGATGCGTCGTGTTCGCGGCCGACACCACGTTCTCCTCGATCATGAGCGACCCGAAGTCGTTGCAGCCGTAGCGCAGGGCCATCTGTCCCACCTTCATCCCCATGGTAACCCAGCTCGACTGCAGGTTGGGAATGTTGTCGAGCACAATGCGGGACATGGCAACCGTGCGCAGGTACGTCACGGCATCGGTCTTGGGCATGTGCGACATCGTGGGCGTGTTCTCCGGCTGCAACGGCCACGTGATGAACGCCGTGAAGCCATGCGTGCGCGCCTGCAGTTCACGCACGCGCTGCAGGTGCTCGATGCGTTCGGCCAGCGTCTCGCCAATGCCGTACATCATAGTCACCGATGTCTTCATGCCGGCATTGTGCGCCAGTTCCATGATCTCGAGCCAGCGATCGGCACCCGCCTTCTTGGGAGCCGCGATGTCCCGCACCCGCTGCACGAGAATTTCGCCACCGCCACCGGGAATGGAGTCGAGCCCCGCGGCCTTCAGTTCGCGGATGACATCGGTGGCGTCCATGCGGAAGCGCGTGGCGAAGAAATCCACCTCGCTCGGGGAGAAGCCGTGGATGTGAATCGGGTGATACATCTTGATGTAGCGCAGCAGATCGAGGTACCACTCGAACGGGATGTACGGATTGTGGCCGCCCTGAATCAGGATCTGCACACCGCCGAGCGCCTTCGTTTCCTCGATCTTCTCGCCGATCTGCTCGTATGAGAGGGTAT
This genomic stretch from Gemmatimonas sp. harbors:
- the ispF gene encoding 2-C-methyl-D-erythritol 2,4-cyclodiphosphate synthase, whose translation is MGLRVGIGYDSHRFGEGGPMRLGGIDVPASMHCAGHSDGDAVCHAITDAVLGAAGLGDIGEMFPDTDAANKGKDSVVMLAAAVARLHQAGWRVGNVDVTVITQQPKIGPHRAAMRERLAAVLEIEVAEVFVKGKTNEGLGWIGRGEGLAVMATASVIRRD
- the mqnC gene encoding cyclic dehypoxanthinyl futalosine synthase produces the protein MRDLLDFYTNAPLLELGLEADRIREQKHPLGVVTYIVDRNINYTNVCVADCGFCAFYRRPKHGEGYTLSYEQIGEKIEETKALGGVQILIQGGHNPYIPFEWYLDLLRYIKMYHPIHIHGFSPSEVDFFATRFRMDATDVIRELKAAGLDSIPGGGGEILVQRVRDIAAPKKAGADRWLEIMELAHNAGMKTSVTMMYGIGETLAERIEHLQRVRELQARTHGFTAFITWPLQPENTPTMSHMPKTDAVTYLRTVAMSRIVLDNIPNLQSSWVTMGMKVGQMALRYGCNDFGSLMIEENVVSAANTTHRTTTDELDRLIVDAGFTPARRRQDYSIISSDDGVSMAAPVVAATAAA